From Tepidimicrobium xylanilyticum, the proteins below share one genomic window:
- a CDS encoding helix-turn-helix domain-containing protein, with translation MRYLYYNLYEFGKNVQSMRKRLKLTQRDVSNLTGVSVETLRKIENGKVIPKHETLDLLSLILKEDLNQLLLNYRINNYNKFEQAINNIDYKLYINDYETLQIELDKLETLLNNSISKYFSNLLKQFILLTESIILNKNHDKPNEAMSKLIEALKMTTPKFLPSNYKSFVYNSIELRILMNMALIMEKMETIEKSLEIMKFCMKTAEHNDNIYPEICYNLAHTYHKLKIHEEALKYSNLGIEYYVKHKNYNGISLLYFRKGIAEYFLHHNSFMDSLNKSIVLCEIFRQFKLKDMIVGNCRKFYGIEL, from the coding sequence TAAAGTTAACCCAACGTGATGTTTCAAATTTAACAGGAGTAAGCGTTGAAACATTGAGGAAGATTGAAAATGGTAAGGTAATTCCAAAGCATGAAACCTTGGATCTACTATCTCTTATATTAAAAGAAGATTTGAACCAACTTCTACTCAATTATAGAATTAATAATTATAATAAATTTGAACAAGCCATCAATAACATCGACTATAAACTTTATATAAATGATTATGAAACCCTTCAAATTGAATTAGATAAGTTAGAAACCCTTTTGAATAATAGCATAAGTAAATATTTTTCCAATTTACTAAAACAATTTATACTGCTGACAGAATCCATCATTTTAAATAAAAATCACGACAAACCCAATGAAGCTATGAGTAAATTAATTGAGGCCTTAAAAATGACTACACCAAAATTTTTACCTTCTAATTATAAATCCTTTGTCTATAATTCTATAGAATTAAGGATATTAATGAATATGGCGCTTATAATGGAAAAGATGGAAACAATTGAAAAAAGTTTAGAAATTATGAAGTTCTGTATGAAAACAGCGGAACATAATGATAACATATATCCAGAAATATGTTATAATTTAGCCCATACATATCACAAACTGAAAATCCATGAAGAGGCTTTAAAATACTCAAATTTAGGTATAGAATACTATGTTAAACATAAAAATTATAATGGAATAAGCCTTTTATACTTTAGAAAAGGGATTGCTGAGTATTTTCTTCATCATAACTCTTTTATGGATTCTTTAAATAAATCCATAGTTTTATGTGAAATTTTTAGGCAATTTAAATTGAAGGATATGATCGTAGGCAATTGTAGGAAGTTTTATGG